In Acidobacteriota bacterium, the DNA window ACGAGAGAGACCTCGTCGAGGCGCGCCGGATCTGCCGTAAGCACCGGGACCTCGACATGGGCCTCGTCGATGCGTGTGTGATGGCAGTCGCCGAGCGACTCAGAGCGACGGCGATCGCAACCCTCGACGTGAGGGATTTCGGCGCCGTGTCACTGAAGGGCGCTCCGAAGCTCTATCCCCGGGATCTCTGAAGTCGCCGGCCTAGATCAGCTCGAGCGGGATCGGCGCGAAGCAGACGACGAAGATCAGGAGCACGGCGGCCGCCACGAGCTTCCTGCGGAAGTCGAGCGGGGAGTCCTCGTCGATCACCGGCGGGTGCCTGAGCCCCGTGAAGAGCGTGAACGCGACCCAGATCCACCAGCCGGGCCACTGCAGTCCCATGAATGCGAGGACGATGAGGAGCGGGATCGCGATCGTGCGCTGGTGCCTGCCGAAGACCGCGTAGAGCGCGTGCCCCCCGTCCAGCTGGCCCAGTGGGAGCAGATTGAGGGCGGTTACGAAGAGGCCGAACCACGCCGCGATGAAGACGGGGTGCTCGACTGCGTCGACGCTCGTGAACGTCGTCCCGAGGACCATCTTCTGGAAGAGCGTCACGAGGAGCGGATAGCGGAAGAGGATCGTGCCCTCGGAGAGGACCGACGCCGGGTTCGGACGCGTGTGCGCGATGCCCCAGGCAAGGAGCGGCAGGGTCACGACGAAGCCGGCGATCGGGCCCGCGACGCCGATG includes these proteins:
- a CDS encoding site-2 protease family protein is translated as MADGSAWAPPPPLRRRERWWLHILLLVLTFGTTTYVGANFAVNFRPSLLTPGADTAATVAALFRGAITFSVPLLLILLAHEMGHYLMCRRYGIDASPPYFIPFPSLVGTMGAFIRIRQQIPDKKKLFDIGVAGPIAGFVVTLPLLAWGIAHTRPNPASVLSEGTILFRYPLLVTLFQKMVLGTTFTSVDAVEHPVFIAAWFGLFVTALNLLPLGQLDGGHALYAVFGRHQRTIAIPLLIVLAFMGLQWPGWWIWVAFTLFTGLRHPPVIDEDSPLDFRRKLVAAAVLLIFVVCFAPIPLELI